ACGGTATCCGAACCTCAACAAACTTTCTTCTTTTGTGTAGAGCTCCTTCCCCTTTAATGTGAATATCCCTTTTTGTAAGTGTTGACATATCCATGCCCTCCTAAAAAATTGATTAGCCGAATTATTGTTGAAAACAAAAAAAACGACCTATTAGGAGCGATTAGTGAAGTTAGACCACAACATAAACATGTCGTGTTCAAATCTCATCAGTAATCAACCCTAATAGGTCGTTTTAGTTCATTTGTATAATTGGCCCGCTAGCTTTTATAAGCTGCTAATACAAAATATAAATCAAAAATCTATAATTCTATTATATATTAAAACAATTCGTTCTACAATATTAAACCAAAAGAGTTAAGAGCAAGTAGTGTTTCTACTACTTACTCTCCAACCATACCATCTCCATCGCGATCGTCCATATATTTATATAGCCAATGGTCACTCAAGATGGGCATACTGAAACCAGCATCTTTTGCTTCTTGAATTGTCACCTGTCCATTACCGTTAGTATCAATGCTAGAGATATCACCATTGGTGTCACTGTTTGTATCCGAAGATTCATTCTCATTGTCCGTTAAACCAAGTGATTCGTTTGTTTCATCAGGGTTCACATTATCAAATGTATCAATGATTTCGTTGCCCTTTATTGTATAAGTGTACTGATAACTGGAAGGAATCTGTGTTTCCGTATCAGGATATGTGATAATCGCTTCAAAATTTGTCGCTCCTCCTGCGCTACGGATACTGTCTTCCATATAAGCTTGGTCACCATGTCGGTTTAGCGTACTCTCTTGCGGAGTGATGTTATAAGCATTTGATACGCCACCAAGAGAATCAGCAATTACATGTCCTTCATCTAATACGTCACTTTCAACACCAGGAACCTTTGCTTCATCCGAGTAGTATCTACCGGACGATAATACGGGTTCATTACTGTCATCTTGTAAGATGATTTCGTCTGCAATGACACGTATTAGCTGTCCGTGCTCATTCGTAAATCCCCAATAGTCACGTTCACCATAACCAATGTCAACGGCAGCGTTAGCTATACGATTTCCGGACAGATCACCGCCATCGACTTCAATAATATTGTAACCTGAGAACTGTTCATCGTTTGTTTCAGTTGGTGTTTCCTCTACTGCTACTTCTACTTCATCTTCATCAATAACCGCAGCGGTAGCTTCTTCCTTTTCACTATCCTCATTAACATCATCTGTAGTTTCTTCTTCCTTTTCGCTATCCTCATTAGTATTAGCTGTGGTTTCTTCCTCTGGATTTGTTTCTTTATCTGCATTGGACGCATCTTCTGCGTCGGTACAACCAACCATGAATATGATTGTTAATAGCAGAATTAAATAGTTCATTTTCTTTTTCAAATTAGGACTCTCCCCTATCTCTTAGTTGAATAACTCAATCACTTTCTCAATAAGTACATTTTACCACATAATGTTATAATTTCTTATAGGATGATTTTATGTGTCTGAACCGAATAGTTTTCAAATAATATAAAGGAGTGTACTAACATGGTTCAAGAGAATAAGGGAAAGAATATGGTAGTAATTAACTTATGGTTTAGTCCGTGGGAAAAAGAAAATTATATTAATTTATATAAAAAAATGCTAGATACTTACAATGAAACAAACAAATTAATGTATAGTAACATAAGAGAACGCTTTAACAAATACCGAGAAGATGTGTTGAATGAATATTTGTCTCTTTATAACCCAGAAGATATTGATTACGACGACGTTGGTAGTTTGGCATTCGATAGATTGGAGCATGATTACTTAATGGAATACCAATATCATTTTTCATCTATTGTTAACTTATATCATGTCTTTGAACAACATATACGAAAGCTTTTATACAAAGAGATAAATCATAAATTTAATCCAGTGGAAACCAAAGAGAGCATGCCTAAATTTGCCACTAGATTTGATCGTATAGAAAAACTTTTAAATTTATTAGATTATCCTCTAAGTACAACACCTTCTTGGTCTAAAATAAATGAGCTTAACAAATTAACTAACACCTATAAACACGGGGATGGGAATTCAGCTACGAGTCTTTATAATATAAATAAAAGTATCTTTATGAATGAGGCTACGCGTAATTTCTATTATAAAGAAGTAACAAATGAGGGAGAAGAATTGTACGTGAAGTCTCTCGATGAAGAGGAACTTCAGGAATTCAGAAGAGAAGAAAAAATATTGTTAATGAAAAAAGAATTAAACACCGCCACAGGGATTATTCTTAGGAAGGATAAAACAGAATTTAAAGACTACTTAGAAGCAATTATCGAATTCTGGGAAAGTTTCCCTGAGCATTTCAATGCTGAAATAGAAGTCTAATAAAAACTTCCATTTCTAATCATCGTTTTTTAGTGGATGATTCCTTACTTAAATAGTGAGCACAAATAAAAAAGCGACAGGATTATCTATAGATATCCTGTCGCTTTTAATGTAATGTATCCTTCTAAAAAATTGATTGTAAGTTACTTGCGTGGTAAGTGGTTAAAAGGCATTGATAAAAGCACTTGTTTAGCTGTATGAGGATTCATTCTCTCAATTATACTAAACGCTTTAAAGCAATCCTTTTCAATCTGATGTTCGTCCTTGTTGGTCTTATCTAGCAACGCGACGATTTTCAAGTAAACCTTACGACTATTTACCTTCGTGTTTATGTTCATCCTACTTCACCAACGCTTTTAATGCTGCTGAGGGTTTTTTCCACTGAAACGATATCAACATGTTCACCCTTAGCATCGCGACATAATCCTTTTGCATGGGCTAAGTCTACTGCATGAACATACATATCATAAGTAAGACCTTTCTGTAGATACTTCACTAGATATGTGTACTTCTGAGGGTAGGA
This region of Pontibacillus halophilus JSM 076056 = DSM 19796 genomic DNA includes:
- a CDS encoding DNA/RNA non-specific endonuclease — encoded protein: MKKKMNYLILLLTIIFMVGCTDAEDASNADKETNPEEETTANTNEDSEKEEETTDDVNEDSEKEEATAAVIDEDEVEVAVEETPTETNDEQFSGYNIIEVDGGDLSGNRIANAAVDIGYGERDYWGFTNEHGQLIRVIADEIILQDDSNEPVLSSGRYYSDEAKVPGVESDVLDEGHVIADSLGGVSNAYNITPQESTLNRHGDQAYMEDSIRSAGGATNFEAIITYPDTETQIPSSYQYTYTIKGNEIIDTFDNVNPDETNESLGLTDNENESSDTNSDTNGDISSIDTNGNGQVTIQEAKDAGFSMPILSDHWLYKYMDDRDGDGMVGE